In Candidatus Flexicrinis affinis, the following proteins share a genomic window:
- a CDS encoding DUF2255 family protein, producing MTTWTSEERNRIAEAEELDIASLRDDGTLTRRVTIWVVQVGDDLYVRSYRGSSGGWYRAAKVHHAGRVWAGGVEKDVTFVDETDTGINDQIDALYRTKYRRYPQYVEPMLTPEVRATTIKLVPRG from the coding sequence ATGACAACGTGGACCAGCGAAGAACGAAACCGGATTGCGGAGGCGGAAGAGCTGGACATCGCGTCTTTGCGCGACGACGGCACGCTGACCCGGCGGGTGACGATCTGGGTCGTTCAGGTGGGCGACGATCTGTACGTGCGCTCGTATCGGGGGAGCAGCGGCGGGTGGTACCGCGCAGCGAAGGTACACCACGCTGGCCGCGTTTGGGCCGGCGGCGTGGAAAAGGACGTGACGTTCGTCGATGAAACCGACACCGGCATCAACGATCAGATCGATGCCTTATACCGCACAAAATACCGCCGGTATCCGCAGTACGTCGAGCCGATGCTCACGCCCGAGGTGCGCGCCACGACGATCAAACTGGTGCCGCGCGGCTGA
- a CDS encoding aldo/keto reductase: MRITMKHVALNNGVEMPILGFGVFQIRDLAECERCVVDALETGYRLIDTAASYMNETAVGKAIQRSGVARENLFITTKLWVQDASYDRAKQAFQRSLDRLQLDYLDLYLIHQPFGDVYGAWRAMEELYEVGRAKAIGVSNFYPDRLLDLIMHNEVAPAVNQVETHPFCQQIDAQQIMQANGVQIESWGPFAEGRNNLFDNEGLRAIADAHNKSVAQIVLRWLIQRGVVVIPKSVHKDRIVENFSVFDFELSQNDMERIQALDTRQSAFFDHRDPETVKRLGNIVLDI; this comes from the coding sequence CTGAGGATCACCATGAAACACGTTGCTTTGAATAACGGCGTTGAAATGCCGATACTGGGCTTCGGCGTCTTCCAGATCCGCGACCTAGCAGAGTGCGAGCGCTGCGTCGTCGACGCGCTGGAAACCGGCTATCGGCTGATCGATACGGCCGCCTCGTACATGAACGAGACGGCGGTGGGCAAGGCGATCCAGCGCAGCGGCGTCGCCCGCGAAAACCTGTTTATCACGACAAAGCTGTGGGTTCAGGATGCCAGTTATGACCGCGCCAAACAGGCGTTCCAACGGTCGCTCGACAGGCTGCAGTTGGATTATCTCGACCTGTACCTGATTCATCAGCCGTTTGGCGATGTCTATGGCGCATGGCGCGCGATGGAAGAGCTGTACGAGGTAGGGCGCGCCAAAGCCATTGGCGTCAGCAATTTCTACCCTGATCGCCTGCTGGATCTCATCATGCACAACGAAGTGGCTCCCGCGGTCAATCAGGTTGAGACGCACCCGTTCTGCCAGCAGATTGACGCGCAGCAGATCATGCAGGCCAACGGCGTACAAATCGAATCGTGGGGCCCCTTTGCCGAAGGCCGAAACAACCTCTTCGACAACGAGGGGCTGCGCGCGATCGCGGATGCGCATAACAAGAGTGTTGCCCAGATCGTTCTACGGTGGCTCATCCAGCGCGGCGTCGTTGTCATTCCCAAGTCCGTCCACAAGGATCGGATCGTGGAGAACTTCTCCGTGTTCGACTTCGAACTGAGCCAGAACGACATGGAACGCATTCAGGCACTGGATACGCGACAGAGTGCCTTCTTCGATCACCGCGATCCCGAAACTGTGAAGCGGTTGGGAAACATCGTTCTGGATATCTAG
- a CDS encoding CocE/NonD family hydrolase, whose protein sequence is MTTITIEKNIMVPMRDGVLLATDVYRLGGAAPAPVLVARTPYNKDGDLVRSLDVMRAVQAGYVVVVQDVRGRYASEGTFTPHIQEINDGFDAFEWVSQQAWSNGSIGTFGGSYLGGTQWLPAPQQPPGLRAIAPSITPSDPRNSMVFQGGAKVLHDLRWVVANIVPAEIQRQITRGDLPTDFEYELEVDAAFGQLPLASDPLIARFASFYKQWLAHGTSGSYWDAISPTIHYEQIYVPALNIGGWFDAFQQDTLDLYTGMKARGGTPLARENQRVIIGPWSHMNFSGSFREREFGAAASSDAIDLTGIQLRWFDRWLKGVDNGVDREPPVMIFVMGVDEWRSEIDWPLPDTQYRDYFLHSGGQANTLNGDGTLSTEMPAKESADVYLFNPLRPVPTVGGQVILPGGNAAGPRDQRTVELRDDVLVYSTPVLDAPVEVTGRIELRLFVSSSAPDTDFTGKLVDVFPDGRAMILTEGILRARYRNSLVHPELLEPDTIYELRLDLWSTANVFLPGHRIRLEVSSGNFPRFDRNSNTGGDITSETADKYRPAINRVYHDADHPSRLILPIIER, encoded by the coding sequence ATGACAACGATAACCATCGAAAAGAACATCATGGTGCCGATGCGTGACGGCGTGCTGCTCGCAACCGACGTGTATCGGCTGGGTGGGGCAGCACCCGCTCCGGTGCTTGTCGCCCGTACGCCTTACAACAAGGACGGCGACCTCGTAAGGTCACTTGATGTCATGCGTGCCGTGCAGGCCGGGTATGTGGTCGTCGTTCAGGATGTGCGCGGCCGCTATGCGTCGGAAGGGACATTTACGCCGCACATTCAGGAGATTAACGACGGCTTCGACGCCTTTGAGTGGGTTAGTCAACAAGCGTGGTCAAACGGTTCGATAGGCACGTTCGGCGGCTCGTATCTTGGTGGCACCCAGTGGCTGCCCGCGCCTCAACAGCCCCCCGGCCTGCGTGCGATAGCGCCATCGATCACCCCCTCCGACCCCCGCAACAGCATGGTGTTTCAGGGTGGCGCGAAGGTGCTTCACGACCTGCGCTGGGTGGTGGCGAACATCGTCCCCGCCGAGATTCAGCGGCAGATCACGCGCGGCGACCTGCCGACAGACTTCGAATACGAGCTCGAAGTAGACGCGGCCTTTGGTCAACTGCCGCTGGCGAGCGATCCCTTGATCGCGCGATTCGCGTCCTTCTACAAGCAGTGGCTGGCGCACGGTACGTCAGGCAGCTACTGGGATGCCATCTCACCGACAATCCATTACGAGCAAATCTACGTTCCGGCGCTCAATATCGGGGGCTGGTTCGACGCATTTCAGCAGGACACGCTAGACCTCTATACCGGCATGAAAGCGCGTGGCGGCACACCGCTTGCCCGCGAGAATCAGCGCGTCATTATCGGCCCGTGGTCGCACATGAATTTCAGCGGCAGCTTCCGGGAGCGCGAATTTGGCGCAGCCGCTAGCAGTGACGCCATCGACCTGACAGGTATCCAGCTTCGCTGGTTCGATCGCTGGCTGAAGGGCGTCGACAACGGCGTGGATCGCGAACCGCCGGTGATGATCTTCGTAATGGGGGTCGACGAATGGCGTTCGGAGATCGATTGGCCGCTGCCGGACACGCAGTACCGCGACTATTTCCTGCACAGCGGTGGTCAAGCCAACACACTCAACGGGGATGGCACTCTATCGACCGAAATGCCCGCGAAAGAGTCGGCAGATGTGTATCTGTTCAATCCGCTGCGACCCGTCCCGACCGTCGGCGGGCAGGTCATTCTGCCGGGCGGCAACGCCGCTGGCCCGCGCGATCAACGTACGGTCGAGCTTCGCGACGATGTACTCGTATACAGCACGCCGGTGCTCGATGCGCCGGTTGAAGTGACCGGACGTATCGAGCTGCGGCTGTTCGTCTCGTCCTCCGCCCCGGACACGGATTTCACAGGCAAACTCGTCGACGTATTCCCGGACGGGCGGGCCATGATCTTGACCGAAGGCATACTCCGCGCACGCTATCGCAATTCACTTGTCCATCCCGAACTGCTCGAACCGGACACGATCTATGAGCTGCGGCTCGATCTGTGGTCGACAGCCAACGTCTTCTTGCCGGGTCATCGCATTAGGCTGGAAGTGTCGAGCGGTAACTTCCCACGGTTCGACCGCAACAGCAACACCGGGGGCGACATCACAAGCGAAACCGCCGACAAGTATCGACCGGCGATCAATCGCGTGTATCACGATGCGGATCACCCGTCCCGGCTAATTCTGCCGATCATCGAACGCTAG
- a CDS encoding DMT family transporter — MASLSANLQGIIYLGVAMFILSLQGVAVKWIGGDYSIIEMVLLRSFVAMPASLLLFRLEGGRGLPKTQRPMLEYVRGFCLFLSYTTAFMAFAALPLAEVDAIRFSGPMMITILSVIFLSERVKAYRWVALIVGFAGVLFMVRPGTATFNLGSVFALISVLFYAFSVLITRKLKSTDSSATQTYYSSLVYLVAALVLAPLALLITETPDTHPSIAFLLRAWKTPTLIDALIMFGLGFAWAGGMYFVARAYSTAPASVVAPFEYVSLPINVMWGLLLWQEIPVLATWIGAALTVGSGLFILFHERQRRIVTAAQEPQAADAN, encoded by the coding sequence ATGGCGTCACTGAGCGCGAACCTACAAGGAATCATCTACCTCGGCGTGGCGATGTTCATCCTCTCGCTGCAAGGAGTGGCGGTGAAGTGGATCGGCGGCGACTACTCCATCATCGAAATGGTGCTATTGAGAAGCTTCGTCGCCATGCCCGCCAGCTTGCTGCTCTTTCGATTGGAAGGTGGCCGCGGGCTGCCTAAGACACAGCGACCGATGCTCGAATACGTGCGCGGCTTCTGCCTGTTTCTGTCGTATACCACAGCATTCATGGCGTTCGCGGCACTGCCACTGGCCGAGGTCGACGCCATACGATTCTCAGGCCCCATGATGATCACCATCCTGTCGGTTATCTTCTTGAGTGAAAGAGTGAAGGCCTATCGCTGGGTCGCGCTGATCGTTGGGTTTGCCGGGGTGCTCTTCATGGTCAGGCCGGGGACGGCGACCTTTAACTTGGGGTCGGTGTTCGCGCTGATCTCCGTGCTGTTCTACGCCTTCTCGGTGTTAATCACACGCAAGTTGAAATCGACCGACAGCAGCGCAACCCAGACCTACTACAGCTCGCTGGTGTATCTGGTCGCGGCATTGGTGTTGGCGCCGCTGGCGCTGCTGATCACCGAAACCCCCGATACCCACCCCAGCATCGCGTTTCTACTGCGCGCATGGAAAACCCCCACCCTGATCGATGCGCTGATCATGTTTGGATTGGGGTTCGCATGGGCGGGCGGGATGTACTTCGTGGCGCGCGCCTACAGCACGGCGCCGGCCTCGGTGGTGGCCCCGTTCGAGTACGTGTCGCTGCCGATCAACGTGATGTGGGGGCTGCTGCTCTGGCAAGAGATCCCGGTGCTGGCGACATGGATCGGCGCGGCGCTGACCGTCGGCAGCGGCCTGTTCATTCTGTTTCACGAGCGCCAGCGAAGAATCGTGACTGCCGCGCAAGAGCCTCAGGCTGCGGATGCGAATTAG
- a CDS encoding TIGR03560 family F420-dependent LLM class oxidoreductase: MRIGLQIPSFKYPGGTEAIRPKLKEIVTTAEASGFYSLWVMDHFYQIKDLFGEAYTDPMMEAYTTLGYFAGLTEKAYLGVLVTGVIYRHPSVLMKTINTLDILSGGRAYLGIGAAWYEDEARGYGIPYPSTTERFEQLEDNLRLAKALWASDETAFEGKHFAAPAITNNPRPLSSPHPRIMIGGTGPRKTLRMVAEYADACNIGDWVGTDNMQAALDTLKEHCEALGRDYDTVEKTSLCTVNLSGDDTVSSVMSRINELSRMGFTHAIFNMPDVYTITPLETFAKEIIPAVADL, encoded by the coding sequence ATGCGAATCGGACTGCAAATCCCTTCCTTCAAATATCCCGGCGGGACAGAGGCGATCCGGCCCAAACTCAAAGAAATCGTCACGACAGCGGAGGCGTCCGGTTTCTACAGCCTGTGGGTCATGGATCACTTCTACCAGATCAAGGACCTGTTCGGGGAAGCTTATACCGACCCGATGATGGAAGCCTACACCACACTCGGCTACTTCGCCGGCCTGACCGAGAAAGCGTATCTCGGCGTGCTGGTCACCGGCGTGATCTATCGCCATCCGTCCGTCCTGATGAAGACGATCAACACACTCGACATTCTCTCAGGCGGTCGCGCCTATCTCGGCATCGGCGCCGCATGGTACGAGGACGAGGCGCGTGGCTATGGAATACCCTACCCTTCGACCACCGAGCGCTTCGAGCAGCTTGAGGACAACCTACGCTTGGCGAAAGCGTTGTGGGCCAGCGATGAAACGGCTTTCGAGGGCAAGCACTTCGCCGCCCCGGCGATCACCAATAATCCCCGGCCGCTCTCCAGCCCGCATCCACGCATCATGATCGGCGGTACCGGCCCGCGTAAGACCTTGCGCATGGTGGCCGAATACGCCGACGCCTGCAACATCGGCGACTGGGTCGGAACAGACAACATGCAGGCCGCGCTCGATACCCTCAAGGAACACTGCGAGGCGCTGGGACGCGATTACGACACGGTCGAAAAAACCTCGCTGTGCACGGTCAATCTGTCCGGGGACGACACGGTTTCCAGCGTCATGAGCCGCATCAACGAACTGTCCCGCATGGGATTTACACACGCCATCTTCAACATGCCGGATGTCTACACGATCACACCACTGGAAACCTTCGCCAAGGAGATCATCCCGGCCGTGGCAGATCTGTAA
- a CDS encoding MBL fold metallo-hydrolase: protein MPNFICVTCGNQFSESDAPPAHCPICEDDRQYIGHNGQQWTTPDAMRQTHHNVVRSHEPNLTGIGTEPRFAIGQRALLVQTPEGNVLWDCISLLDDATVEAVKALGGLVAITGSHPHLYGTMVDWSEAFGGVPIYLHESNREYVQRPAPQIRYWDTEIFALPAGLALIRCGGHFTGSTVLHWPAGADGRGALLTGDTIQVAQDRGWVSFMYSYPNMIPLNASAVRHIVAAVDPFAFDRIYGGWFDSIVRHDAKAVVRRSAERYIAAITE from the coding sequence ATGCCCAATTTCATCTGCGTAACGTGCGGTAACCAGTTTTCCGAGTCGGACGCGCCGCCCGCCCACTGCCCGATCTGCGAAGACGACCGGCAGTACATCGGCCACAACGGCCAGCAGTGGACGACACCAGACGCCATGCGGCAGACACATCACAACGTCGTCCGTTCGCACGAGCCGAACCTCACCGGCATCGGCACCGAGCCGCGATTCGCCATCGGGCAGCGCGCGCTGCTCGTCCAGACACCGGAAGGCAACGTGCTGTGGGACTGCATCTCCCTGCTGGACGACGCGACCGTGGAGGCCGTCAAGGCGCTTGGCGGGCTGGTCGCCATTACCGGATCGCACCCGCATCTGTACGGCACGATGGTCGACTGGAGCGAGGCATTCGGCGGCGTCCCGATCTACCTGCACGAGTCCAATCGCGAGTACGTGCAGCGGCCCGCGCCGCAGATTCGCTACTGGGATACCGAGATCTTCGCGCTCCCCGCCGGGCTGGCGCTGATCCGCTGCGGCGGGCATTTTACCGGCAGTACCGTGCTGCATTGGCCGGCGGGCGCGGACGGGCGCGGCGCGCTGCTCACGGGCGATACGATTCAGGTTGCGCAGGATCGGGGTTGGGTGTCGTTCATGTACAGCTACCCGAACATGATCCCGTTGAACGCGTCGGCGGTGCGGCACATCGTCGCGGCCGTCGATCCGTTCGCCTTCGACCGCATCTACGGCGGATGGTTCGACAGTATCGTCCGGCACGACGCCAAAGCCGTCGTCCGCCGCTCTGCCGAGCGGTACATAGCCGCCATTACGGAGTAG
- a CDS encoding acetyl-CoA carboxylase biotin carboxyl carrier protein subunit, translating to MKYVTTINGKKFEIDIRNDGSVWVDGKRREVDFLALGPTLYSVIMDTVQHEVVVESHDEDVEVLLNGRLYSGTVLDERTQLMLSRRGGPAADSGEVTLRAPMPGLIVSILCAEGDTVEAGQTLVILESMKMQNELKAPRAGTVQRIHVAQGATVEQRKVLVTLT from the coding sequence ATGAAATATGTGACGACCATCAACGGCAAGAAGTTCGAGATCGACATCCGCAACGACGGCTCGGTGTGGGTCGACGGCAAACGACGCGAGGTCGACTTTCTGGCGCTCGGCCCCACGCTGTACTCCGTCATCATGGACACCGTGCAGCATGAGGTGGTGGTCGAAAGCCACGACGAAGACGTCGAAGTCTTGCTCAATGGTCGGCTGTACAGCGGCACCGTGCTGGACGAGCGCACCCAACTGATGCTCTCACGGCGCGGCGGCCCGGCGGCAGACAGCGGCGAAGTCACGCTGCGTGCGCCGATGCCCGGCCTGATCGTCAGCATCCTGTGCGCCGAGGGCGACACCGTCGAGGCCGGCCAAACCCTCGTGATCCTCGAGTCGATGAAGATGCAAAACGAGCTTAAGGCGCCGCGCGCCGGCACCGTCCAACGCATCCACGTGGCGCAAGGCGCGACCGTCGAACAGCGCAAAGTCCTCGTGACCCTGACCTAG
- a CDS encoding zinc-dependent alcohol dehydrogenase family protein produces the protein MRATIMFGAGDVRILNVPDAQIKEPTDALVRITYACICGSDLWPYRGYDSFPDNGLPMGHEALGVVEAIGSDVHHIKVGDLVAMPFAFSDGTCPHCQAGIHTSCVHGGFFHGNHDTGAAQAEAIRIPYADGTLVALPRDNAPDIMASLLTLTDVMATGHHAAVTSRVAPGKTVAVVGDGAVGLCGVIAAKRLGAEQIIIMGRHETRIALAKEFGATDVVSERGDEAVEHVRRLTAGLGVHSVLECVGTDDSMQTSLRIARPGGAIGRVGVPHNVNIPAASPTFFRNLTISGGPAPVRAYIEDLIPDVLEGRIQPGRVFDRRISLDDIAEGYRAMDDREAIKVMVTP, from the coding sequence ATGCGTGCAACAATCATGTTCGGCGCCGGTGATGTTCGTATCTTGAACGTCCCTGATGCCCAAATCAAAGAACCAACCGATGCGCTCGTCCGCATCACTTACGCGTGCATCTGCGGCAGCGATCTCTGGCCGTATCGCGGCTATGACAGCTTTCCCGATAACGGCCTTCCAATGGGGCACGAAGCACTCGGCGTGGTCGAGGCGATTGGCTCCGATGTTCACCACATCAAAGTCGGTGATCTGGTGGCTATGCCGTTCGCGTTCTCGGACGGCACTTGTCCCCATTGTCAGGCAGGCATTCACACCTCGTGCGTCCACGGTGGCTTCTTCCACGGCAACCACGACACCGGTGCCGCGCAGGCAGAGGCCATTCGTATCCCGTATGCCGATGGGACGCTCGTTGCCCTGCCCCGTGATAACGCCCCTGACATCATGGCATCGCTGCTGACCCTGACCGACGTGATGGCAACCGGGCATCATGCCGCGGTGACGTCCAGAGTCGCGCCGGGCAAGACGGTTGCAGTGGTCGGCGACGGTGCAGTCGGTCTGTGCGGCGTAATCGCCGCCAAGCGCCTTGGCGCCGAGCAGATCATCATCATGGGTCGTCACGAGACCCGAATCGCGCTCGCGAAGGAGTTTGGCGCGACCGATGTGGTGAGCGAGCGCGGCGACGAGGCGGTCGAGCACGTGCGCCGGCTTACCGCCGGCTTGGGTGTCCACTCCGTGCTGGAGTGTGTGGGAACCGACGACTCGATGCAGACATCGCTGCGCATCGCGCGTCCGGGCGGCGCGATTGGCCGGGTGGGCGTTCCTCACAACGTGAACATTCCCGCGGCATCGCCGACGTTTTTCCGTAACCTCACGATCAGCGGTGGCCCTGCGCCGGTACGCGCGTACATCGAAGACCTAATTCCGGACGTGCTTGAAGGCAGGATCCAACCGGGCCGCGTCTTTGACCGCCGTATCAGTCTGGATGACATCGCAGAGGGATATCGCGCGATGGACGACCGGGAAGCTATCAAGGTTATGGTGACACCCTAG
- a CDS encoding four helix bundle protein: MSRSERDGFQELLVWQKARHLTRAIYESSRDSALGRDLGLASQMQRAAVSIMANVAEGSERGPREFARFLSIAQGSCAELRSHLVVANDIGYLNTSGFETLDNMAVEIGRMLAGLRASVIRRIDSSNTSRESIDK, from the coding sequence ATGAGCAGAAGTGAGAGAGATGGGTTTCAAGAGCTGCTTGTCTGGCAGAAGGCGCGTCATCTCACACGTGCAATCTACGAAAGTTCGCGAGACTCGGCGCTCGGGCGTGATTTGGGATTGGCGTCTCAGATGCAGCGGGCGGCTGTGTCCATAATGGCAAACGTCGCGGAAGGCAGTGAGCGCGGCCCACGAGAATTTGCTCGCTTTCTCTCCATAGCCCAAGGTTCGTGTGCAGAATTGCGCTCTCATTTGGTCGTCGCCAATGATATTGGCTATCTGAATACCAGCGGATTTGAGACGTTGGACAACATGGCGGTAGAAATCGGTCGGATGCTCGCAGGTCTCCGTGCTTCCGTCATCCGACGCATCGATTCGTCGAATACGAGCCGTGAGAGTATTGACAAATGA
- a CDS encoding aldo/keto reductase has translation MQKRTLGSSGLEVSALGLGCMRMSFGDAPIGTRQDMIEFLHAAVDRGITFFDTAEVYGPFTNEELVGEALEPFRGEVVIATKFGFKHDGDKGPTPGTGLDSRPEQIKRVAEASLKRLRVDAIDLFYQHRPDPNVPIEDVAGAVKDLIQAGKVKHFGLSESDAPTIRRAHAVQPVTALQSEYSIWWTPIEAEILPTCEELGIGLVPYSPLGRGYLTGKIDENATFAANDIRARNPRFTQEAIKANRAVVDLIERIGAKHGATPAQIALAWLLAQKPWIVPIPGSRKLDRLDENNGAVDIQLTPSDLAEIADAMSKISVLGNRY, from the coding sequence ATGCAGAAACGCACACTAGGCAGCAGTGGTTTAGAAGTCTCCGCCCTCGGCCTCGGCTGTATGCGGATGAGCTTCGGCGACGCGCCGATCGGCACCCGGCAGGACATGATCGAGTTTCTCCACGCGGCGGTCGACCGCGGCATCACGTTCTTCGACACGGCGGAGGTCTACGGGCCGTTCACCAACGAGGAGCTGGTCGGCGAGGCGCTCGAACCATTCCGCGGCGAAGTCGTGATCGCCACCAAGTTCGGCTTCAAGCACGACGGCGACAAAGGGCCGACCCCCGGCACCGGCCTCGACAGCCGCCCGGAGCAGATCAAGCGCGTGGCCGAGGCCTCGCTCAAACGCCTGCGGGTTGACGCCATCGACCTGTTCTACCAGCACCGGCCCGACCCGAACGTGCCGATTGAAGATGTCGCCGGCGCGGTCAAGGATCTGATTCAGGCGGGCAAGGTCAAGCACTTCGGGTTATCGGAATCAGATGCGCCGACCATCCGCCGCGCGCACGCCGTTCAGCCCGTGACCGCGCTGCAAAGCGAGTACTCGATCTGGTGGACACCGATCGAGGCGGAGATCCTGCCAACGTGCGAGGAGCTTGGAATCGGGCTGGTCCCCTACAGCCCGTTGGGGCGCGGCTACCTGACCGGCAAAATCGACGAGAATGCCACGTTTGCCGCCAACGACATCCGCGCGCGCAACCCCCGCTTCACACAGGAAGCGATCAAGGCAAATCGCGCCGTGGTAGATTTGATCGAGCGCATCGGAGCCAAGCATGGCGCAACGCCGGCGCAGATTGCGCTGGCATGGCTGTTGGCGCAAAAGCCGTGGATCGTGCCCATCCCGGGCAGCCGCAAGCTGGATCGCCTCGACGAGAACAACGGCGCGGTAGATATCCAGTTGACGCCCAGCGATCTCGCGGAAATCGCGGATGCCATGTCGAAGATCAGCGTACTCGGCAACCGGTACTAA
- a CDS encoding aldo/keto reductase, with protein sequence MEYTKLGHTGLDVSRICLGAMSFGAAEGWVHNSWALNEEDSRAIVKKALELGINFFDTANVYSMGTSEEYLGRALKDYANRDEVVIATKVRGRMREGPNGEGLSRKAILSALDASLKRLGTDYVDLYIIHRWDYNTPIEETMATLHDVVTAGKVRYIGASAMFAWQFQKALHVADQNGWTRFVSMQNHYNLIYREEEREMNPLCHAEGVASTPYSPLASGRLSRDFAETTVRLETDPIAKGKYDASADADKLVIERVGEVAEKHGVPRTQIALAWLLHKAPVVAPVIGATKLSHLDSPVASVTTKLSPEEIQYLEEPYVPHRIVGHQ encoded by the coding sequence ATGGAATACACGAAATTAGGTCACACCGGTTTGGACGTATCGCGGATCTGTCTCGGTGCCATGAGCTTTGGGGCGGCCGAGGGCTGGGTTCACAACAGTTGGGCGCTGAACGAGGAAGACAGCCGCGCGATCGTCAAGAAGGCGCTCGAGCTGGGCATCAACTTCTTCGACACGGCCAATGTGTACTCGATGGGTACGAGCGAGGAATATCTCGGCCGGGCGCTCAAGGACTACGCAAACCGGGACGAGGTCGTGATCGCCACCAAGGTGCGCGGAAGAATGCGCGAAGGCCCGAACGGCGAGGGGCTGTCGCGCAAGGCGATCTTGAGCGCGCTCGACGCCAGCCTCAAGCGCCTCGGCACCGACTACGTCGACCTCTACATCATCCACCGCTGGGACTACAACACGCCCATCGAGGAAACGATGGCGACCCTGCACGACGTGGTCACGGCCGGCAAAGTGCGCTACATCGGCGCTTCGGCCATGTTCGCGTGGCAGTTTCAGAAGGCGCTGCATGTCGCCGACCAGAACGGCTGGACGCGCTTCGTGTCGATGCAGAATCACTACAACTTGATCTACCGCGAAGAAGAGCGCGAGATGAATCCGCTGTGCCATGCGGAAGGAGTCGCGTCGACGCCGTACAGCCCGTTGGCCTCCGGCCGACTGTCGCGTGATTTCGCGGAGACGACCGTGCGCCTTGAGACCGACCCGATCGCGAAGGGCAAATACGATGCCTCGGCGGACGCGGACAAACTGGTGATCGAGCGCGTTGGCGAGGTTGCAGAAAAACACGGCGTCCCCCGCACGCAGATTGCGCTGGCGTGGCTGCTGCACAAAGCGCCGGTTGTAGCGCCCGTCATCGGCGCGACCAAGCTCTCGCACCTCGACAGCCCGGTCGCTTCAGTCACCACCAAGCTCTCGCCCGAGGAGATTCAGTACTTGGAAGAGCCGTACGTCCCGCATCGTATCGTGGGGCATCAGTAA
- a CDS encoding SDR family oxidoreductase — protein sequence MSSDVLVVIGAGGIAQAIARRQGGGKTTLLSDINPEVLEAARIALESTGHRVTTQIVDVASRDSVHTLARAAADMGSVVQVVHTAGVSPVQAPPARILAVDLLGTALVLEEFGHVIALGGAGVVISSMAGYMPAALPPEQADALARTPADELLQLPFLSADAVPNSGAAYGLSKRANHLRVQAASLDWGARGARVNSISPGIILTPLAQQEMASEGGASYRAMIEASPAKRVGTTDEVAAAAAYLLGPEAGFVTGSDLLIDGGVIAALRAGRIALRRG from the coding sequence ATGAGTTCGGACGTACTGGTTGTCATTGGCGCTGGTGGGATCGCACAGGCGATCGCTCGGCGGCAAGGCGGTGGCAAGACCACGCTGCTGAGCGATATCAACCCGGAAGTGTTGGAGGCAGCCCGCATCGCCTTAGAGTCGACGGGCCATCGCGTAACTACGCAGATCGTCGACGTTGCCTCGCGCGACTCTGTTCACACATTGGCGCGTGCGGCGGCGGACATGGGTAGTGTCGTGCAAGTTGTTCACACCGCCGGGGTTTCCCCGGTGCAAGCACCGCCAGCAAGGATTCTAGCCGTCGATCTGCTGGGTACGGCGCTCGTCCTCGAAGAGTTCGGTCATGTCATCGCCCTCGGTGGAGCGGGTGTTGTCATTTCCAGCATGGCCGGCTACATGCCGGCAGCGCTTCCACCCGAGCAGGCAGATGCCCTTGCACGCACGCCTGCTGACGAACTCTTGCAGCTTCCGTTCCTTTCGGCAGATGCGGTTCCCAACTCCGGCGCCGCCTACGGGCTCTCTAAGCGTGCTAACCACCTCCGTGTTCAGGCGGCCAGCCTCGATTGGGGCGCACGAGGCGCACGCGTCAACTCGATCAGTCCGGGCATTATCCTCACACCTCTAGCGCAGCAAGAAATGGCGTCGGAAGGCGGCGCAAGTTACCGCGCGATGATCGAAGCCTCGCCCGCCAAGCGTGTCGGCACAACCGACGAAGTCGCCGCCGCGGCAGCTTATCTTCTCGGCCCCGAGGCGGGCTTTGTGACCGGCAGCGACTTGCTTATCGACGGCGGCGTCATCGCGGCGCTCCGGGCCGGCCGAATTGCCCTGCGGAGGGGTTAG